The Sulfurospirillum tamanense genome has a segment encoding these proteins:
- a CDS encoding BrnT family toxin — MAINFEWDDKKAKSNLKKHGISFEEASTAFGDELSITIDDPLHSDDENRLILIGKSAINNTLVVVHLEKSASIRIISARRATSKEKFFYEEC; from the coding sequence AAAAAAGCAAAATCAAATTTGAAAAAACATGGCATATCTTTTGAAGAAGCAAGTACAGCTTTTGGGGATGAGCTCTCTATCACTATCGACGACCCACTCCATAGCGACGACGAAAATAGACTGATTTTGATAGGCAAATCAGCAATCAACAACACCTTGGTTGTCGTCCATTTGGAAAAAAGTGCGTCGATTCGGATTATCAGTGCAAGAAGAGCAACAAGCAAAGAGAAATTCTTTTACGAGGAGTGTTAA
- a CDS encoding ShlB/FhaC/HecB family hemolysin secretion/activation protein, producing MKPTTTLLLCVTTALLAAPPRIGDIEKQLIVPKIVQEKEGVNNEIPDLSPTPSRTTPTAQPSGEATVFIARIVFEGNAHIPSQELETLVQDSLGKAHTFEGLKSIASTVTAHYRSKGYFVARAYVPQDAIAEDTLTLAVIEGNYGAFTLSNTSLVNDTNVQGLLDAVKEANIISVNTLERAMLLINDTPGAKVTKADIMPGALVGTSDFLIQAEATAPYTAYAIGDNYGSRYTGKYRLNLGLNALSPFGYGDKLSLNGVLSSTSDLKNGKVAYNFPLMNNGLRGELSASHTTYSLAKEYKALDALGHATTLEAKLSYPLIRTRQETLNLSMGFAHKKMEDEIQSANVKTPKESNALTLGGDYTRTGLFLGLNANTTVSLALTHGRLNINETIAKAQDAAGAKTQGSYSKLAGSIEQSVYFNPTYSLTTSLRFQHALGGKNLDGSEDFSLGGAYGVRAFPDGEHSAENGYILGAELFYALPSVQGISHRASLFADTGYAKMQNSLSGSKSSRHLSDIGVGYQAAFKEFFTRVQVARVIGGEKVQSEPERNTRVLVQVGWIY from the coding sequence ATGAAACCTACAACTACCCTATTGCTTTGTGTAACCACCGCCCTTTTGGCCGCGCCTCCGCGTATTGGGGACATTGAAAAACAGCTCATCGTGCCTAAGATTGTCCAAGAAAAAGAAGGGGTCAATAACGAAATCCCTGACCTCTCCCCGACCCCTTCTAGGACCACGCCCACAGCACAACCTAGCGGGGAAGCGACGGTGTTTATCGCGCGCATTGTGTTTGAGGGCAATGCGCACATCCCAAGTCAAGAGTTAGAAACCTTAGTGCAAGACTCTCTTGGAAAAGCACACACCTTTGAAGGGCTTAAAAGCATCGCTTCGACGGTAACTGCGCACTACAGAAGCAAAGGGTACTTTGTCGCAAGGGCGTATGTTCCCCAAGATGCCATTGCCGAGGACACCCTTACGCTTGCGGTGATTGAGGGAAACTATGGTGCCTTTACCCTCTCCAACACTTCCCTAGTCAACGACACAAACGTCCAAGGGCTGCTTGATGCAGTCAAAGAAGCCAACATCATCAGTGTCAACACCCTAGAACGCGCCATGTTACTCATCAACGACACCCCCGGTGCCAAGGTCACCAAGGCAGACATCATGCCAGGAGCGCTTGTAGGCACCAGTGACTTTTTAATCCAAGCAGAAGCGACTGCTCCTTACACAGCCTATGCCATCGGGGATAACTACGGAAGTAGATACACAGGAAAGTACCGCCTCAACCTTGGGCTTAACGCCCTTTCACCCTTTGGGTATGGCGATAAGCTAAGCCTCAATGGCGTGCTTTCCTCCACAAGTGATTTGAAAAATGGCAAAGTGGCGTACAACTTTCCTCTTATGAACAATGGCTTAAGAGGAGAACTGAGTGCGTCGCACACCACTTACTCCTTAGCCAAAGAGTACAAAGCCCTGGATGCCCTAGGCCATGCCACCACCCTTGAAGCAAAGCTTTCGTATCCACTCATCCGCACCCGTCAAGAAACACTCAACCTCTCCATGGGCTTTGCCCACAAAAAGATGGAAGATGAGATACAAAGTGCCAATGTCAAAACCCCCAAAGAGTCCAATGCCCTCACTCTTGGCGGAGACTATACCCGCACGGGACTTTTCTTGGGGCTTAATGCTAACACGACGGTTTCGCTTGCCCTTACTCATGGGCGTTTAAACATCAATGAGACCATCGCCAAAGCCCAAGATGCGGCGGGAGCCAAGACACAAGGGTCATACTCAAAACTAGCAGGAAGCATCGAACAGTCGGTTTACTTTAACCCAACCTACTCCCTCACCACCAGCCTTCGGTTTCAACATGCCCTAGGCGGCAAAAACCTTGATGGGTCAGAAGACTTTTCCTTGGGAGGTGCGTACGGGGTGAGAGCCTTTCCTGATGGCGAACATAGCGCGGAAAATGGCTACATCTTGGGCGCGGAACTCTTCTACGCACTGCCAAGTGTGCAGGGCATAAGCCACCGTGCTAGCCTCTTTGCAGACACAGGCTACGCCAAGATGCAAAACAGCCTCAGTGGTAGCAAAAGTTCAAGACACCTAAGTGACATAGGCGTAGGGTACCAAGCGGCGTTCAAAGAGTTTTTCACTAGAGTCCAAGTCGCTAGAGTCATCGGGGGAGAGAAAGTGCAAAGCGAACCTGAACGCAATACTAGGGTGTTAGTACAGGTGGGGTGGATATATTAG